From a single Drosophila sulfurigaster albostrigata strain 15112-1811.04 chromosome 3, ASM2355843v2, whole genome shotgun sequence genomic region:
- the LOC133843545 gene encoding uncharacterized protein LOC133843545 produces the protein MSGGHGIWNFERVQELTLNSTSLNAQVLDRIFAKMPLRRLSLFPFFSSQLDDLSLVHRCTTLKEFVIHDFNLKFDMLRSLLNLPNFYRLTLYTREYYENYMRNLRALEQEYRVTSLLFRACFWFFPNVSSYIVRFKNLRRLVMLDDDIDNCQLMLICSQLKHLESLHLMQISESFSASDVWNLVDACKSLKEVSISFNDLEPNFLEESKKLIDGVFVSRNSPLTLHVYNTILDLDVQETLDALQHPLLEISFDEVIIETLARAPDAFIETEFVPNQLYSTHKGAPN, from the exons ATGAGTGGTGGCCATGGCATCTGGAACTTTGAACGCGTGCAGGAGCTAACATTGAATTCCACTTCATTGAATGCACAAGTGTTGGATCGTATTTTTGCCAAGATGCCGTTGCGCAGACTGTCGCTATTTCCATTCTTTAGCTCCCAGTTGGATGACCTTTCACTTGTCCATAGATGCACAACATTGAAAGAGTTTGTCATTcatgatttcaatttgaagttCGATATGTTGCGGAGTTTGCtaaatttgccaaatttctATCGATTAACTTTATACACCCGGGAATATTACGAAAACTATATGCGTAATTTGAGGGCATTGGAACAAGAGTATCGAGTGACATCTCTGCTATTTAGAGCATGCTTCTGGTTCTTTCCCAATGTCAGCTCGTATATTGTTCGCTTCAAGAATCTTCGACGTCTGGTCATGCTGGATGATGATATCGATAATTGTCAGCTAATGCTCATTTGCTCTCAACTGAAACATTTGGAGTCATTGCACTTAATGCAGATTAGCGAATCCTTCTCTGCCAGCGATGTCTGGAATTTGGTCGACGCTTGCAAGTCTTTGAAGGAAGTCAGCATATCGTTCAACGATTTGGAACCAAATTTCTTGGAGGAAAGCAAGAAACTTATAGATGGAGTGTTCGTGAGTCGCAATTCGCCTCTGACGCTTCACGTGTATAACACTATATTGGACCTTGATGTGCAGGAG ACTCTCGATGCACTGCAGCATCCGTTGCTGGAGATTTCTTTTGATGAAGTGATAATTGAAACATTGGCAAGAGCACCTGACGCATTTATAGAAACCGAATTTGTACCTAACCAATTGTATTCAACACATAAGGGAGCACCCAACTAA